A stretch of Candidatus Nanogingivalaceae bacterium DNA encodes these proteins:
- a CDS encoding PadR family transcriptional regulator — protein sequence MKEQESIEKYASQISTQMRKGFMAFCVLKVCAKKPVYTSDIIRELREAKMVVVEGTIYPLLSRLQKDGLLSHEWQESEQGPPRKYYSITDFGTKVLANISEEIEKLTKTINNL from the coding sequence ATGAAAGAACAAGAAAGTATTGAAAAATATGCTTCACAAATTTCAACCCAAATGCGAAAAGGTTTTATGGCGTTTTGTGTGTTAAAAGTTTGCGCAAAAAAACCAGTTTACACTAGTGATATCATTCGGGAATTGCGTGAAGCTAAAATGGTTGTGGTTGAAGGCACGATTTATCCACTGCTTTCAAGATTACAAAAAGATGGATTATTAAGCCACGAATGGCAAGAAAGTGAGCAAGGGCCGCCAAGAAAGTATTATTCAATAACCGATTTTGGTACAAAAGTTTTAGCAAATATTAGTGAAGAAATTGAAAAGCTAACCAAAACAATAAATAATCTTTAA
- the galE gene encoding UDP-glucose 4-epimerase GalE — protein sequence MAILVTGGAGFIGAHTSIELLKNNEEIIIIDNFRNSKPKALERIREISGKDFKFYEVDILNKDGLRKIFQENDIKQVIHFAGLKAVGESVAKPLEYYKNNIQGTISLLEIMREFNIYDIVFSSSATVYGDKNPVPYREEMPCETATNPYGYTKVVIEHILKDLAKADARWSITILRYFNPIGAHESGLIGEDPQGIPNNLMPYISQVAIGKREKLSIFGDDYETPDGTGVRDYIHVVDLAKGHLKALENNRKNGGVKIYNLGSGSGVSVLELVRAFEKASGKKIPFEITSRRAGDIAFCYADVAKAEKELGWKTEKTLDEMCRDSWNWQSKNPNGLV from the coding sequence ATGGCGATTTTAGTAACTGGTGGCGCAGGATTTATTGGTGCTCACACTTCAATTGAACTTCTTAAAAATAATGAAGAGATCATAATAATTGATAATTTTCGAAATTCAAAACCTAAAGCTTTAGAGCGAATTCGTGAGATTTCGGGTAAAGATTTTAAGTTTTACGAAGTTGATATTTTAAATAAGGATGGGCTTCGAAAAATTTTTCAAGAAAATGATATTAAGCAAGTGATACATTTTGCAGGTTTAAAAGCAGTTGGCGAAAGTGTTGCAAAACCACTTGAATACTATAAAAATAATATTCAAGGAACGATTTCTCTTTTAGAAATTATGCGAGAGTTTAATATTTATGATATCGTTTTTTCTTCGAGCGCAACGGTTTATGGTGACAAAAATCCAGTTCCTTATCGAGAAGAAATGCCTTGTGAAACAGCAACGAATCCTTACGGATACACTAAAGTTGTGATTGAGCATATTCTGAAAGATTTAGCGAAGGCTGATGCGCGCTGGTCAATTACGATTTTACGATATTTCAACCCAATTGGTGCCCATGAAAGTGGTTTAATTGGTGAAGATCCGCAAGGAATTCCGAATAATTTGATGCCGTATATTTCTCAAGTTGCCATTGGAAAACGAGAAAAACTTTCGATTTTTGGCGATGATTATGAAACTCCTGATGGCACAGGTGTGCGTGATTATATTCATGTTGTTGATTTAGCAAAAGGTCATTTGAAAGCATTAGAAAATAACCGCAAGAACGGTGGCGTTAAAATTTATAATCTTGGTTCAGGCTCAGGAGTGAGTGTTTTAGAATTAGTTCGTGCTTTCGAAAAGGCTTCAGGTAAAAAGATTCCTTTCGAAATTACCTCGCGTCGTGCGGGTGATATTGCATTTTGTTATGCTGATGTTGCTAAGGCTGAAAAGGAACTTGGCTGGAAAACTGAAAAAACACTCGATGAAATGTGCCGAGATTCGTGGAATTGGCAAAGTAAAAATCCGAATGGATTAGTATAA
- the uvrA gene encoding excinuclease ABC subunit UvrA: MADFLEIKGAREHNLKNVDLKIPRDKLVVITGLSGSGKSSLAFDTIYAEGQRRYMESLNSYARQFLGTMDKPDVDQITGLSPAISIDQKSTSRNPRSTVATVTEIYDYLRLLFARIGTPHCPICGRDVVRRTPQSIVDGIMNLKEGSRLILLAPIAKAKKGEFAHVPVEFSKKGFARARVDGVIYALDEFPELEKNIKHNIEIVVDRLVLSKEMRTRLAQSVEQALDMTNGILEVLDDETGEVKIFSQRYACELHPDEHIPELEPRLFSFNAPQGACETCSGLGTRMEIDPELVLSPNLTISEGAIRPYNRVMEKGYRIKLLEEVAKRYGFSTKVPTKKLSKEAIEIILYGTKTDEKYPIEMNGRVYNMNFEGVIPNLERRHRDTDSEFQRKDIERFMRVRKCQTCGGKRLKPVVLAVTVAGLNIVEICDLAIDEAVELFKNLELNEQQKFISTQILKEISSRLGFMNNVGLNYLELSRAANTLSGGEAQRIRLATQIGSGLQGVLYVLDEPSIGLHQRDNDKLIATLKNLRDLNNTVLVVEHDEDTIRAADWLVDVGPGAGVNGGMIVASGTPEEVSKNPKSLTGKFLSGEDKIQTPKNRRKIQKNEKLVIKNARENNLKNIDVEIPLGVMTVVSGVSGSGKSTLVNEILSKELLARKHRAQEVPGAHDEILGLEKLDKAIVIDQSAIGRTPRSNPATYTGVFTQIRELFAGTPEANIRGYKAGRFSFNVKGGRCENCQGDGVIKIEMHFLPDVYVECDVCHGKRYNREALEILYKGKTISDVLEMTIDEATEFFENIPAIYRKLKTIQEVGLGYIKLGQPATTFSGGEAQRIKLATELARASTGKTMYILDEPTTGLHNADVKRLLSILNRLVDAGNSMVIIEHNLDMVKSADWLIDMGPEGGAGGGTVVATGTPEQVSKVEKSWTGKYLKNIL, encoded by the coding sequence ATGGCGGATTTTTTGGAAATTAAGGGCGCGCGCGAACATAATTTAAAAAATGTAGATTTAAAGATTCCGCGCGATAAACTAGTGGTAATAACAGGGCTTTCTGGTAGTGGAAAGTCTAGTTTGGCGTTTGATACGATTTATGCGGAAGGCCAGCGTCGCTATATGGAGAGCCTTAATTCTTATGCACGACAATTTTTAGGCACAATGGATAAGCCAGATGTAGATCAAATTACTGGACTTAGCCCTGCGATTTCAATTGATCAAAAATCTACTAGCCGAAATCCACGTTCAACTGTAGCGACTGTAACTGAAATCTATGATTATTTGCGTCTTCTTTTCGCACGAATTGGCACGCCGCATTGTCCGATTTGTGGTCGAGATGTGGTTCGCCGTACACCGCAAAGTATCGTTGATGGAATTATGAACCTCAAAGAAGGGTCTCGATTAATTTTGCTTGCACCAATTGCGAAAGCTAAAAAAGGTGAATTTGCGCACGTTCCTGTTGAATTTTCGAAAAAAGGTTTTGCTCGTGCTCGTGTTGATGGTGTAATTTACGCTTTGGATGAATTCCCTGAGCTTGAAAAAAATATTAAGCACAATATCGAAATTGTAGTTGATCGTTTAGTTCTTTCGAAAGAAATGCGGACACGTTTAGCTCAAAGTGTTGAGCAGGCTCTAGATATGACAAATGGAATTCTTGAGGTTTTAGATGATGAAACTGGCGAAGTTAAAATTTTCTCACAACGTTATGCTTGTGAACTTCACCCAGATGAGCATATTCCTGAGCTTGAACCACGATTGTTTTCATTTAACGCACCACAAGGAGCTTGTGAAACTTGTTCCGGGCTTGGAACACGAATGGAAATTGACCCAGAATTAGTGCTTTCACCAAATTTGACGATTTCCGAAGGCGCAATTCGTCCGTATAATCGTGTGATGGAAAAGGGCTATCGAATTAAATTGCTTGAGGAAGTTGCAAAACGTTATGGATTTTCAACAAAAGTTCCAACCAAAAAGCTTTCAAAAGAAGCGATTGAAATTATTTTATACGGCACAAAAACAGATGAAAAATATCCGATCGAAATGAACGGCCGGGTTTATAATATGAATTTTGAAGGCGTAATTCCAAATTTGGAGCGTCGCCATCGAGATACAGATAGCGAATTCCAGCGCAAGGATATCGAAAGATTTATGCGTGTTCGAAAATGCCAAACTTGCGGTGGAAAACGTTTAAAGCCAGTCGTTCTTGCTGTGACGGTGGCTGGTTTGAATATTGTTGAAATTTGTGACCTTGCAATTGACGAGGCGGTTGAACTATTTAAGAATTTAGAATTAAACGAGCAGCAAAAGTTTATTTCAACTCAAATCCTAAAAGAAATTTCTTCGAGATTGGGCTTTATGAATAATGTTGGCTTGAATTATTTGGAGCTTTCGCGCGCGGCAAACACTTTGAGCGGTGGCGAGGCGCAGCGAATTCGTTTGGCAACACAAATTGGTTCTGGCCTTCAAGGAGTGCTTTATGTCCTCGATGAGCCTTCGATTGGGCTTCATCAACGAGATAATGATAAATTGATTGCAACGCTAAAAAACCTGCGTGATTTAAACAATACTGTTTTGGTGGTGGAGCATGATGAAGATACTATTCGGGCGGCGGATTGGCTAGTTGATGTTGGTCCTGGTGCTGGTGTAAATGGTGGAATGATTGTGGCTTCTGGCACACCTGAAGAGGTTTCGAAAAATCCAAAATCACTAACAGGAAAGTTTTTGAGTGGCGAAGATAAAATTCAAACGCCAAAAAACCGACGCAAAATTCAAAAGAATGAAAAGTTAGTAATCAAAAACGCTCGTGAAAATAATTTGAAAAATATCGATGTTGAAATTCCATTAGGCGTAATGACAGTAGTTTCTGGTGTTTCGGGAAGTGGAAAGTCAACCTTAGTTAATGAAATTTTAAGTAAAGAATTGTTAGCACGGAAGCATCGTGCACAAGAAGTTCCTGGTGCGCATGATGAAATTTTAGGTTTGGAAAAACTCGATAAAGCAATTGTCATTGATCAGAGCGCAATTGGTCGCACACCGCGTTCGAATCCAGCAACTTATACGGGCGTTTTCACTCAAATTCGTGAACTTTTTGCTGGCACGCCTGAAGCAAATATTCGTGGATATAAAGCTGGTCGGTTCAGTTTTAATGTTAAGGGGGGTCGCTGTGAGAATTGTCAGGGTGATGGTGTTATTAAGATTGAAATGCACTTTTTACCAGATGTTTATGTGGAATGTGATGTTTGCCACGGCAAGCGATATAATCGGGAAGCGTTAGAAATTCTTTATAAGGGAAAGACGATTTCGGATGTTTTAGAGATGACGATTGACGAAGCAACAGAGTTTTTCGAAAATATCCCTGCAATTTATCGCAAATTAAAAACGATTCAAGAAGTTGGTTTGGGGTACATTAAACTTGGTCAGCCTGCAACAACATTCTCGGGCGGTGAGGCACAACGAATTAAGCTTGCAACTGAGCTTGCGCGTGCTTCGACTGGAAAGACAATGTATATTTTAGATGAGCCAACGACTGGTCTTCATAATGCGGATGTGAAAAGATTGCTTTCAATTTTGAATCGTTTAGTTGATGCTGGTAATTCAATGGTGATTATTGAGCACAATTTGGATATGGTTAAAAGTGCCGATTGGTTAATTGATATGGGGCCAGAAGGTGGTGCTGGCGGTGGAACTGTTGTGGCAACCGGAACACCTGAGCAAGTTTCGAAAGTCGAAAAAAGCTGGACGGGAAAGTATCTTAAAAATATTCTTTAG
- the trmB gene encoding tRNA (guanosine(46)-N7)-methyltransferase TrmB: MAFLNPKDFIITRKRKLYKFALFNNSAICFEFDEWNKENAEVDNLEIGAGTGFFSEALAAKNPTKNFVAVDVKADRLVKGAIKAEQDGIKNIRFLRARADQLLDAFVENSVKYLWVTFPDPYPRNRNAGRRLTHPTFLRIYAKLLAENGALYFKTDAKDLFDWSLEQLVAEGWRIERLSFDLHESNLNENYKVMTTYEKRFTNEGLKINFVKATPPKE, from the coding sequence ATGGCTTTTTTAAACCCGAAAGATTTTATAATCACTCGAAAACGCAAACTTTATAAATTTGCACTTTTTAATAATTCTGCAATTTGTTTTGAATTTGACGAATGGAATAAGGAAAACGCCGAAGTTGATAACCTTGAAATTGGGGCGGGAACTGGATTTTTCAGCGAAGCTTTAGCGGCAAAAAATCCAACCAAGAATTTTGTAGCGGTTGATGTTAAAGCTGATAGGCTAGTTAAAGGTGCAATTAAGGCCGAACAAGATGGTATAAAAAATATTCGCTTTTTAAGGGCTCGAGCCGATCAGCTTCTTGATGCTTTCGTTGAGAATTCAGTAAAATATCTTTGGGTTACATTTCCGGATCCATATCCACGAAATCGAAATGCTGGTCGCCGATTAACTCACCCAACTTTTTTGCGAATTTATGCAAAATTATTAGCGGAAAACGGTGCTTTATATTTTAAAACTGACGCTAAAGATCTTTTCGATTGGAGTTTAGAGCAACTTGTGGCGGAAGGTTGGCGAATTGAACGCCTTAGTTTTGATCTTCACGAAAGCAATTTGAACGAAAACTACAAAGTTATGACCACTTACGAAAAACGTTTCACAAATGAAGGTCTAAAAATTAACTTTGTAAAAGCTACGCCACCGAAAGAATAA
- the aspS gene encoding aspartate--tRNA ligase, with product MRTLTKNSKNMVGEKITVKGWVNSRRDHGGLIFIDLRDHSGLLQLVISPDFMDSFKLAEKCRDEFVVSATGVVKERDENLKNPHILTGDIELVVEDFEILNRSEPLPVTVSDNGQKSNEELRLKYRFLDLRREKMQKMLRRRAEFYREIRKFMENHEFVEIATPILANSSPEGARDFLIPSRVHPGKFYALPQAPQQFKQLLMVGGIDKYYQIATCFRDEDPRADRLYGDFYQLDLEKAFVESGEEVRAEMEVLIKDLVKNFAGKKLLSEEIPRIPYEVAMEKYGSDKPDLRFGMELIDLNDALAETEFGVFKNAKCVKAICVKNGASLSRKQIDNFTEIAKSEGAGGLAYITYAEGEAKSPIVKFLSENELSKIKEETGAEDGDAIFFGADKREVVNKVLGRLRNEFATFFNLKNNDEVALAWVVDFPFYEFDEKNQKVDFGHNPFSMPKGGVEALRNAETDAEKLAIKADQYDMVMNGYEICSGAVRNHNPEVMYEAFGLLGYDKKYVETKFGAMLNAFKFGAPPHAGCAFGLDRIFMILMDEENIREVVAFPKNGSGVDVMMSSPSVVDENQLKELKIEIAEDED from the coding sequence ATGCGAACGCTTACGAAAAATTCAAAAAATATGGTGGGTGAAAAAATTACAGTAAAAGGCTGGGTTAATTCTCGGCGCGATCACGGTGGTTTAATTTTTATTGATTTACGTGATCATTCTGGATTACTTCAACTTGTGATTTCACCAGATTTTATGGATAGTTTCAAGTTGGCAGAAAAATGTCGGGATGAGTTTGTTGTCTCGGCAACTGGCGTAGTTAAAGAGCGAGATGAAAACTTGAAAAATCCGCATATCTTGACGGGCGATATTGAACTGGTAGTTGAAGATTTTGAAATTTTAAACCGAAGTGAGCCTCTGCCTGTTACAGTTTCTGATAATGGTCAAAAATCAAATGAAGAATTGCGTTTGAAATATCGTTTCTTGGATTTGCGTCGTGAAAAAATGCAAAAAATGTTGCGTCGCCGTGCAGAATTTTATCGTGAAATTCGAAAATTTATGGAAAACCATGAATTTGTTGAGATTGCAACGCCAATTCTTGCTAACTCTAGCCCAGAAGGTGCACGTGATTTCTTAATTCCAAGTCGTGTTCATCCTGGAAAATTCTATGCTTTGCCGCAAGCTCCACAGCAATTCAAACAGCTTTTAATGGTTGGTGGAATTGACAAATACTATCAAATTGCTACTTGTTTTCGTGATGAAGATCCGCGCGCGGATAGGCTTTATGGGGATTTTTATCAGTTAGACCTCGAGAAGGCTTTTGTTGAAAGTGGTGAAGAAGTTCGAGCTGAAATGGAAGTTCTTATTAAAGATTTGGTGAAAAATTTTGCTGGAAAGAAACTTTTGAGCGAAGAAATTCCGCGGATTCCTTATGAAGTTGCGATGGAAAAATACGGTAGTGATAAGCCTGATTTGCGTTTCGGAATGGAATTGATTGATTTAAATGACGCATTGGCTGAAACTGAATTCGGTGTGTTTAAAAATGCCAAATGTGTAAAAGCGATTTGTGTAAAAAATGGTGCAAGTTTGAGCCGTAAGCAAATTGATAACTTCACTGAAATTGCTAAGAGTGAGGGTGCTGGCGGTTTGGCTTATATTACATATGCTGAAGGTGAAGCAAAAAGTCCAATTGTGAAGTTTTTGAGTGAAAATGAGCTTTCGAAAATTAAAGAAGAAACTGGCGCAGAAGATGGTGATGCGATTTTCTTTGGTGCAGATAAACGTGAAGTTGTGAATAAAGTTTTGGGTCGCCTTCGAAATGAATTTGCTACTTTCTTCAACTTAAAAAATAATGATGAAGTTGCTTTGGCTTGGGTTGTTGATTTTCCATTCTATGAATTTGATGAGAAAAATCAGAAGGTTGACTTTGGTCATAATCCATTTTCAATGCCAAAAGGTGGCGTTGAAGCTCTTCGAAATGCTGAAACCGATGCTGAAAAATTGGCGATTAAAGCTGATCAGTATGACATGGTGATGAATGGTTATGAAATTTGCTCAGGTGCTGTTCGAAATCATAATCCAGAAGTAATGTATGAAGCTTTTGGCCTTCTTGGATATGATAAAAAATATGTTGAGACTAAATTTGGCGCAATGCTAAACGCCTTTAAATTTGGTGCTCCACCACATGCGGGCTGTGCATTTGGTTTGGATCGAATTTTCATGATTTTGATGGACGAAGAAAATATTCGTGAAGTTGTGGCGTTCCCTAAGAATGGTTCGGGTGTTGACGTAATGATGAGTTCGCCAAGTGTAGTTGATGAAAACCAATTAAAAGAATTAAAAATTGAAATCGCTGAAGATGAGGACTAA
- a CDS encoding CBS domain-containing protein — MLLISIFFLVLMLIVFSLKEKEVDFSEFELQRRIDAGDKRAEKMLNKKKFAPVYNYFLRYFGCALMILSVVLFAKVVDFYQATLIIFVVFLVSKGILKSGVLSNISSKINRKTIPIFGGIYFAQNLRIQNRLSKMANKKQPWAFYSKEELLHFLEKHRQILDKNEQKWIEKIFELKEGRALDEGISSEKMAIIHANDLLTPLIIDELFKTKQNIFPVMDSEETSVKGVIFLEDITKIDSSDSKKAQKVMREDFFSLKSDISALDAFEKMISKDKNYAILLEKNGDLAGIVNLTDFIRKK, encoded by the coding sequence ATGCTATTAATAAGTATATTTTTCTTAGTTTTAATGCTTATTGTTTTCTCGTTGAAGGAAAAAGAAGTTGACTTTTCGGAATTTGAGCTTCAGCGCCGAATTGATGCGGGTGATAAGCGAGCAGAAAAGATGCTCAATAAAAAGAAGTTTGCTCCAGTTTATAATTATTTTTTGCGCTATTTTGGCTGTGCTTTAATGATTTTATCAGTAGTTTTATTTGCCAAAGTTGTTGATTTTTATCAAGCAACGTTAATCATTTTCGTAGTTTTCTTAGTTTCGAAAGGTATTTTAAAAAGTGGCGTGCTTTCAAACATTTCCTCGAAAATTAACCGAAAAACTATTCCAATTTTTGGTGGAATTTATTTTGCACAAAATTTGCGAATTCAAAATCGACTTTCAAAAATGGCGAATAAGAAACAGCCCTGGGCTTTTTACTCCAAGGAAGAACTTCTGCATTTTTTAGAAAAACATCGTCAAATCTTAGATAAAAATGAACAAAAATGGATTGAAAAAATTTTTGAGCTTAAAGAGGGGCGCGCTTTGGATGAAGGTATTTCGAGCGAGAAAATGGCTATTATCCATGCAAATGATTTATTGACGCCGTTGATTATTGATGAGCTTTTTAAGACGAAGCAAAATATTTTTCCAGTAATGGATTCAGAAGAAACTAGTGTTAAAGGTGTAATTTTCTTAGAGGATATTACTAAAATAGATTCGAGCGACTCGAAAAAAGCACAAAAAGTGATGCGTGAGGATTTTTTCTCATTAAAGTCGGATATTAGCGCACTAGATGCTTTCGAAAAAATGATTTCGAAAGATAAAAATTATGCAATCTTGCTTGAAAAAAATGGTGATCTAGCCGGAATTGTCAATTTGACGGATTTCATTCGCAAAAAATAG
- a CDS encoding DsbA family protein translates to MAQKKDKAKNLAKFKDFVDDNKFAIVFSVLVVAFLGGIIWLSSLEKIDLSKVDISKEIPATADSGNIAEHVYLKSDSKVTLVEYGDYQCPGCKTASNRIKAIAEEYKGKINLVFRNYPLVSIHPNALAAASVAEAAGLQGKYWQMHDLLYDKQDEWTSSTANDRMDYFIEYANELKLNIDQFKKDIESEKVKAKIKYDQAIGAKAKVSGTPSFTLNGKDLDSKIWGDDSKLKAALDEAINSNK, encoded by the coding sequence ATGGCTCAAAAGAAAGATAAGGCAAAAAACCTTGCTAAATTTAAGGATTTTGTCGATGATAATAAATTTGCGATAGTTTTTAGCGTTCTAGTCGTAGCTTTTTTGGGCGGGATTATTTGGTTATCAAGTCTTGAAAAAATCGATTTAAGCAAAGTTGATATTAGTAAAGAAATTCCCGCAACTGCAGATTCTGGAAATATCGCAGAACATGTTTACTTAAAAAGCGATTCAAAGGTAACACTAGTTGAATATGGCGATTATCAATGCCCTGGATGTAAAACTGCATCAAACAGGATTAAGGCTATTGCAGAAGAATATAAAGGTAAAATTAATTTAGTTTTTCGAAATTATCCACTAGTTTCAATACACCCAAATGCCCTAGCTGCCGCTAGCGTTGCAGAAGCCGCCGGACTTCAAGGTAAGTATTGGCAAATGCACGATTTGCTTTATGACAAACAGGATGAGTGGACATCTTCAACGGCTAATGATCGGATGGACTACTTCATAGAGTATGCGAACGAACTTAAATTGAATATTGATCAATTTAAAAAAGATATCGAAAGCGAAAAAGTCAAAGCAAAAATTAAATACGACCAAGCTATTGGAGCAAAGGCTAAAGTTTCAGGCACGCCATCTTTTACCCTAAACGGAAAAGACCTGGACTCAAAAATCTGGGGTGACGACTCGAAACTAAAAGCTGCTTTAGACGAAGCTATAAATTCTAATAAATAA